One Streptococcus sp. VT 162 genomic window, AAGTCAAATCCAAGTTCAACTGTTGCACCTGTTTGCAAGTAGTCACGAGCATCCACTTTTGCAACAAATTCATCTTTACCAACTTGGCAGTAAAGGTGAGATTCTGAACCAAGCAATTCTGATACAGAGATAGTTGCTTTAACAACTGATTCTGGGAATGTTTCAAGGAAAGCAGGTTCTGCATTCACATCTTCTGGACGAATACCGAAGATCAATTCTTTTCCTTCGTAGCCTTTGTCACGAAGAACTTTCAAAGCACCTTCTGGCACTTTCAAACGGAAACCGTCAGAAACAATTTCGCTACCAACCAATTTCACATTGATGAAGTTCATAGCTGGGCTTCCGATAAATCCTGCTACAAATTTGTTAACTGGGTTTTTGTAAACTTCTTGAGGGGTACCGATTTGTTCAACACGTCCGATAGTACCTGTACCAGCAGGGTTCTTAGTAGCTGACATGATAACAATACGGTCTGCAAGAGTCATCGCTTCTGTTTGGTCGTGAGTTACGTAGATAGTTGTAGCTCCGATACGACGGTGGATTTTCGCGATTTCAGCACGCATGGATACACGAAGTTTGGCATCCAAGTTTGACAAAGGTTCGTCCATCAAGAACACTTTTGCATCACGGACGATCGCACGACCCATGGCAACACGTTGGCGTTGACCACCTGAAAGGTCAGCTGGTTTACGATCCAAGAATTCTTTCAAACCAAGGATTGCTGCTGCTTCTTGCACACGTTTGTCGATGTCTTCTTTGCTGTATTTACGCAATTTCAAACCGAAAGCCATGTTGTCATATACAGTCATGTGTGGGTAAAGAGCGTAGTTTTGGAATACCATGGCGATGTCACGGTCTTTTGGAGCTACGTCGTTGACAACCACGCCATCGATAGATGCAGTACCTTCTGTGATGTCTTCAAGACCAGCAATCATACGAAGAGTTGTTGATTTACCACATCCTGAAGGACCTACGAAAACGATAAATTCCTTGTCTTTGATGTCCAAGTTGAAGTCTTCAACTGAGTAGTGTTCGCTGTTTGGATATTTTTTGTAAATGTTTTTAAGATTTAATTCTACCATCGAGGTGAACTCCTTTTGTCTTTTGATAGTTTTATTATAGATGAAAACGCTTTATTTTTCTATGGCAAGGTGACCAAAAAAATAAAAAAGTTCTGTGCAACTTGCACAAAACTTTAAAGAATATCTGGTAAAATCAACTGATAACAAAGAGTGAGATCCGTCAACTCCTTCAACTGAAGTCCTGTCAATTCTTCCCATCTATCAATCTTGTATTGGAGAGAGTTGCGGTGCAGATAGAGTTGCTGGGCTGTTTTAGTCAGAACAGCACTGTTTTCCCAGAGAGAAAGGATAATTTCCTGAATCTGGTCTTGATCCAAGATCATCTGGTGCAGGCATTCCTTGGTTACCTTCAGGTCCACTAGTCTTTCTCCCATACTCCATAGATAGAGTTGTGAAAAGGTGTGTACACCTTGGTGACCCTGACGCCACCAAGTCTTAAACAAATCTCGCTCCGCTTTGATTAAGTCTGATAGGGCCTGAGGACCTGTCTGAGACCAAACCTGCCCCAACATGATCGACAGACGAAGACCAAAATCATACTCAACTGCCTCAATCGTATCAGATAAGATCGAGCGAACAGAGGTGTACTTATCTTGTTGAAGCACAAATACATAATCCTGAGCCCCGACCTGCAATACTGTCTGGCAGTTGGGAAAGAGGGTCCGCATCATGTCTAGCCAAGAGGATAGATTTTCCTGTTGGAAATAGGAAAGATGGCAATAAACCAGTTGTATCTTTTTAAATGTTTGCGGTGCCTGCCCCTTCCCCTCAATCAGATAGGGATACCAAGGATTGAGCGAACGAGCCTGCTCTTGCTGGGTCAAAAGGGCAACCAGCTGCTTTTCACGCTCGCTGAGCCCAGCTTCCTCCAGTAAAATCCACTGCTGAGAAGCTAAAGGGAGAGTGAGATAGCCTGGTTTCTCTACTGGCTGATCTGAAATCTGAGCTTCAGGAAACCAGTCTTGTAATTCCTTTGCAATCATGTCCTAGCCCTCCACTTTTTGGATGCACCAAGAAATTATAGTCTCTAGACGCTCCACATTTTCAGTCAGATGGAGATAGCCCATCACTGCTTCAAAACCTGTAGACATGCGGTAAGTCACCACATCTGCATTTTTAGCCTTTGTGTGACTATTGGTATTGCGGCCACGTTTGTAGATTTCTTCTTCTTTTTCCGTCAGGACTTGCTCTTCCAACATGAGGGAAATCAAGCGAGCCTGAGCCTTGGCTGACACATACTTAGTCGCCTCTTGGTGGAGTTTGTTGGGTTTGGTCATGCCTTTAAGGATGAGATGGCGACGGATATACATGGAATAAACCGCATCTCCTTCGAAGGCAAGCGCAATCCCGTTAATGAGATTGACATCAATCACGAGTCCACCTCACTCCATCCTTGGTGTCAAGGAGCTTAATTCCTTGAGCCGCTAATTGATCACGGATTTGGTCTGCTGTCGCAAAGTCACGATTAGCACGCGCTTCTTGGCGCTTTTGGATCAAGGCTTCAATGTCTGCATCCAAAACTTCCTCAACAAAGACAATCCCAAAGACCTCTAACATAGCCGCAAGAGCTTCCTTAACACTTGCATCATAGTTTCCTGAGTTGATCCATTTGGCCATTTCAAAGACAACTGTGATACCGTTGGCAGAGTTGAAATCCTCATCCATAGCGGCAACAAACTTATCTTTAAAAGCCTGTAACTCTTGAGCATCTACAGTCCCAGAAAATGGTTGCTCATAGGTGTTCTTTAGATACTTGAGATTGGTCTCGGCATCACGCACTGCTTTTTCTGTAAAGTTGATCGGCTTGCGGTAATGCTGAGTCGCAAAGAAGAAACGAAGTACTTGCCCATCAATGGTCTTAAGAGCATCATGCACGGTAATAAAGTTGCCCAAGGACTTGGACATCTTGACATTATCGATATTGACAAAACCATTGTGCATCCAGTAGTTGGCAAAGATCTTGCCTGTTTTGGCTTCTGACTGGGCAATTTCGTTGGTATGGTGAGGAAACTCCAGATCAGCTCCCCCACCGTGGATATCAATGGTATCGCCCAAAATCTCTGTTGACATGACCGAACACTCGATATGCCAGCCCGGACGACCAGGTCCCCAAGGACTGTCCCAAGAAATCTCGCCTGGTTTTACAGCTTTCCAAAGGGCAAAGTCTACAGGATTTTCCTTGCGAGCCGTTTCTTCATCGGTACGACCTGATGCACCTAGCTCCAAATCTTCCAAGGTTTTGTTAGCCAACTTAGCATAGTTATGGGATTTTTCCACTCGGAAGTAAACATCTCCTTGACTCTCGTAGGCATAACCTTTTTCAATCAAGTCTTCCACAAAACGAATGATGTCAGCCATAAACTCTACTACACGCGGATGACGAGTCGCAGGTTTCACGCCCAAAGCCGTCACATCCTCACGAAAGGCAGCGATGTACTTGTCCGCAACCTCCAGAGGCGTGATACCTTCTTCCTTGGCACGGTTGATAATCTTATCGTCTACATCCGTGAAATTGGAAATATAGGCAACTTCGTAGCCACGGTATTCGAAATAACGACGAATGGTATCAAAAGCTACTGTTGAGCGGGCATTGCCGACATGGATATAGTTGTATACAGTTGGCCCACAGACATACATCTTAACCTTGCCGTCCTCAATAGGTACAAATTCTCGCAAATCACGAGACATGGTGTCATAAATTTTAATCATGCGGTCCACTCCCTTCTCTATTTCTGACTTTTTCGGCTGAAAACCAGCTCTGCAAAAGGGCCAAATTGTCTGAGGCTATCCAGTTGGTAAAAGTGCTGCCCTTCCTCTTGAGTAAAGAGGGGAACTCCCTTTCCTAGGATAAGGGGCGCTATCTGAATAATGAGGTGGTCGAAAAGATCCGCATCCAAGAGCGGTCCTACCAAGGAATTACCACCAATCACAAAGACATTTTTGCCTTTGTCAATCTGTTGAACAAAGTCCACCACATCCCCAGCTACTGGCTGGTAATTGCTGACAGGCAGGTGCCTATCATGTGTAAAGACATAGTTTTCCGTAGCTTGATAAAAACTTTCTACATCTTGCAAATCTTGGATTTCCTCAAAGGTCCGCTTGCCCATGATGGTGATATCCATTTGCCTGTAAAAGTCATCATAGCCTGTATCCTCTACAGAACCAAGCTGATGCAGCCAGTCTATCCTGTGCTGACTGTCTGCCAAGTAGCCATCCATGGTGATACAGCCGTAAAAATATACTGCCATTCTTGTAGTTACCTTTCTAGTTCCTCGGCTATTATCAAAGCGATAGTGAAAAAAGTCATGGCATCAGCTGTCCGCTCTTCATGGCGGGCATCCCAGATTCGGTTATGATGATCCACATAGTCAGCTGTGTAGAAGAACTGATAGACTTTACTCTTGCGAAATTGACTCCAAGCCATGATAGCTGAAGCTTCCATGTCCACCACTTTGGCTCCAGCAGCCAAGCGACGCTTGACCTTATCAGGCGTTTCTCGATAAAAGGCATCAGTCGTCCAAGACTTGGTGCGGATATGTTCGATATTGTGCTTGTCAAAGATGGCTTCCAGCTCGATCAGCAGAGACTCGTCATAGGCGACTTCGTCACCCGGTGGGGCATAGTGATAGCTAGTTCCTTCATCACGCAATGCAGCTGCAGGCAGAATAATCTTGTCAGCCTCAATTGAGCGGTCCAAAACGCCACAGGAACCTAAAATGATGAAATTTTTGAAGCCTCTGGCCGCCAACTCCTCCAGCTGGCCGACTATCATGGGAGCCCCAATTGGAGCCAACATAACTGCTAGCTTGCTAGGTCCTTGGCCATAAATATACCATGGATGATGGCCGTTTATGCTTTTCAAATAGCCTCCCTGATAGACATTTTCTGACTCAATCAAACGTTTCAGAATCTCGCCATTAAAGGACAGGATGATGGTTTCGCACACCTCACCCTTGTCAGGGACTGGCTTTTCAGTTGGCTCAATAACTGCTGCTACATCTTCAAATTCCTCTAATAGCATAACTTCTCTTTCTTTAAGGCTTCAGCAAATCCGCCTTCATTTTATTTAGACGGCGCAGTTTGGTCTCATCTTTTTTGGCTTCACTGATATAATGAGCCCATTCACGCTGGTGGCTAGGTGGCAGTTTAATAAAGCGCTCCTTAGCAAGACCATCCAAGCGTTCTTGCAACTCAAGAACTGCCTGGTTCAAAATTGCATCTGATAAATCTGACATAGTTCTTACCTCCTGTCATACTTCACCTCGATAACTTTGCTACCCTATCCTACAGACTTGATGAATGGTGACTGGCTTCACGGGCATGTTCTAGCTTGTCTAGATAGTATTCTCGTTTTTCTTCAACTTCGTGGATCATCGGCTCATCTTTCTGTCCATGAACTCGGACGATCTTAGCTGGGATTCCGACAACTGTCACATCGCTCGGAACATCTGCCACAACCACTGCACCCGCCCCAACTTTGGCTTTCTCTCCAATTTCAATAGGGCCAATCACCTGAGCATGGGCTGAAATCAGCGCCCCTTTTCGGACAGTCGGATGGCGTTTACCAACATCCTTCCCTGTTCCACCAAGAGTCACTCCGTGATAGAGAAGAACGCCTTTTTCAACAATCGCCGTCTCTCCAATCACCAGGCCTGAGCCATGGTCGATAAAAACACCTGATTCTATCTGAGCACCCGGATGAATCTCTATCTGAGTCCAAAAGCGCCAAAACTGACTATGCAGCCGAGCCAGGAGTTTGAAGCCGTGCTTCCAGAGAAAATGCGAGAAACGGTGGGCAGCTAAGGCCTTGACACCTGGATAAGTCAGCAAAACTTCCAAACTGTTGCGTGCCGCTGGATCATTTTCTTTTACAATATCAATGGTTTCGCGCCACCATCCCATACATTTCTCCTTTTCTTATTCTGAATCTTTTGGTGTTTCTGTAAATTCTTTCTTAGGTTTGTGGTCCTTGTGATGACGTGGACGGTGAGGTCGCTCAGACTTTTCGCCTTTTTCATCATGATCAGGTTTTGGAGGACGAGGAAGAAGAGCCTTCATAGAGGCATCGATACGGCCTTTTTCATCAATCTTGATAACCTTAACGTCGACTTCATCACCGATAGCTACCAAATCTTCGACACGGTTGGTACGAGTCCAAGCCATTTCAGAAATGTGCACAAGTGCATCTGTCTTATCAAAGAGGTTGACAAAGGCACCAAATTTCTCGATACGAACAACCTTAGCATGGTAAACTTCATCCACTTTGGCTTCACGAACCAAGCCAGCGATGATTTCTTTGGTTCGGTTAATAGCAGCTTGGTCGCTAGAGTAGATAGAAACATTACCTTCTTCGTCGATATCAATCTTAACGCCTGTTTCAGCGATAATTTTGTCGATGGTTTCTCCACCCTTACCGATGACAATCTTGATCTTGTCCACATCAATCTTGATAGTATCAATTTTCGGTGCAGTTGGAGCCAATTCTGGACGAACTTCTGGAATAGTTGCTTCAATCACATCAAGGATTTCAAAACGAGCTTTCTTGGCTTGAGCAAGGGCCTCAGTCAAGATTTGTGCAGTAATCCCTTGGATCTTGATATCCATTTGAAGGGCTGTAATCCCGTCACGAGTACCGGCAACCTTAAAGTCCATGTCTCCAAAGTGGTCTTCCAAACCTTGGATATCTGTCAATACAGTGTAGTTATTTCCATCTGAGATAAGTCCCATGGCAATACCAGCTACTGGCGCCTTGATTGGCACACCACCAGCCATAAGGGCGAGCGTTCCCGCACAGATAGAGGCTTGAGAAGATGAACCGTTTGATTCTAACACTTCAGCTACCAAGCGAATCGCGTATGGAAATTCTTCCAAACTTGGCAAGACTTGAGCAAGAGCACGTTCACCGAGAGCCCCATGACCAATTTCACGACGACCAGGCGCACCGTAACGACCAGTTTCCCCTACAGAGTATTGAGGGAAGTTATAGTGGTGCATAAAGCGTTTCTTGTACTCTGGATCCAAACCATCAATGATTTGAGTTTCACCCATTGGAGCCAAAGTCAAAACTGAAAGAGCCTGAGTTTGTCCGCGAGTGAAGAGACCTGAACCGTGCACACGAGGAAGGAAGTCAACAACCGCATCCAAAGGACGGATTTCATCGACCTTACGCCCGTCAGGACGCACCTTGTCTTCTGTAATCAAACGGCGCACTTCAGCGTGTTCCATTTGTTCCAAGATTTCAGCCACATCACGCATAATACGGTCAAATTCTTCGTGGTCTGCATATTTTTCTTCATACACCGCAGTCACTTGGTCTTTAACTGCTTGAGTCGCAGCTTCTCGAGCCAATTTTTCTTCTACTTGGACAGCTTTTTGGAGGTCACTGTTGTAGGCTGCGATGATTTCAGCCTGCAAGTCAGCGTCTACATGAAGCAATTCCACTTCTGCTTTTTCCTTACCAACTGCCGCAACGATTTCTTCTTGGAAGGCAATCAATTCTTTGACTGCTTCGTGCCCTTTGAGAAGGGCTTCCAACATGATTTCTTCTGACAATTCTTTGGCACCAGACTCTACCATGTTGATGGCGTGTTTGGTACCAGCTACTGTCAATTCAAGGAGAGATTGCTCTGCTTGTTCTTGCGTAGGGTTGATGATGATTTGACCATCTACATAGCCCACTTGCACCCCAGCAATTGGTCCGTCAAACGGAATATCTGAGATAGAAAGTGCCAAGGATGAACCAAACATAGCCGCCATTGGAGCAGAGGCATTTTCATCATAAGAAAGGACGGTGTTGATAACTTGGACTTCGTTACGGAAACCTTCCGCAAACATAGGACGGATTGGACGGTCAATCAAACGCGCTGTCAAAGTCGCATCTGTTGAAGGACGTCCTTCACGTTTCATAAAGCCACCAGGAAACTTCCCAGCCGCATACATTTTTTCTTCGTAGTTGACTTGAAGAGGGAAGAAATCCCCAGTTGCCATTTTCTTAGACATAACGGCAGCAGTCAAGACAGTTGACTCACCGTAACGCACGACAACAGAGCCATTTGCTTGCTTAGCAACCTGACCAGTCTCTACAATTAACTCACGACCAGCAAAAGTCGTTTGAAACACTTGTTTTGTCATTTTAATCCCCTTTGGATTGATGAAATTATACGCCTTGCCTACAAAGATCAAGATACTAAAGTCGCAAAAAGCAAAGTAAAAATAGGAAACTGGCGAAGTCTTCGATAAAGACAAGACAGTTTATCTTTTTTACACAGCTTTTCGGCCGTGTTCAATTACTCATGATTGCATAAATTAACGCAGTGTGCGATGCACACCAGGAAATCTATCTTTTTCACTAGGGATTTAGCCCGTGTTCAACTATCAAGATACAAATCATTAGAAAGGTTTGATGCTAAAGCATCTAATCCTTTCACGCTAATCGCTATTAGGCGATTAGCTAAATACTTTACTAACTCTCTCGTCAAATAACATCGATTTGACTCGTTCGTGTCGCTCAAACTAAATACTGAAAAGAACAAATTATGAAAAAATTTCTATCATAAAATTGAGAATCGACAAAGCCTTTAAAACTTTTATACCCTCATCTTTGTATCAAGTACGTACAGAGTCTATTTTATCATATTTTTCTTAAAAAGTACGGGCTTTTCTATTAAAAAGGAACCATTCCCCTCACCTGAGAAGAATGGTTTGCTTTTTATTATCCTAAAGACTGATGATTAAACAAGGCATGGGTTGCTTGGTGGATGTATTTTGCTGTTTCAGCATTGTTCATGGTGTAGAGATGCACACCAGCAACATCCTGAGTTACCAAGTCCACGATTTGATCCACTGCATAGGCAAGTCCTGCTGCTCTGAGCGACTCAGGGTCATGCTCATACTTGTCTAAGATGGCTTTAAATTTACGTGGAAGGTGGATATTCTCACAAGTCTTCAAGAGACGAAGCGCTTGGTTACGGTTAAGAATGGGCATGATCCCCGCATGAATGGGAACATCAATCCCTGCCAAGGTACACTTATCTTGAAAATCATAGAAGCGCTCATTGTCAAAGAAAAGCTGCGTTACGAGGCTGGAACAGCCTGCATCCACTTTCTTCTTGAGATTTTGAATATCTGAGATCTGGTTTGGAGAGTCAGGGTGCCCCTCTGGGTAGCAAGCGCCAATAATATCAAATTGAGGGGCTTGTTCCTTGATGAACTCGATCAAATCCGTTGCGTAGCGGAAATCCTTTTGTGGTTCCACATCAGGGATAATATCCCCACGCAAGGCCAAGATTTTCTGTACCCCAACCTTATCCAAGTCTGCAATGGTTTCAGCAACTTTATCCTTGGTCAGATAGATAGCTGGCAAGTGGGCAATAGTTGGAATCGCCAAGTCATTCTGGATAAAATCAGCCAAACGAACCGTTGTTTCCTTGATATTAAATTTATTATTGCTGGCAGTCACACTGATAAAGTGAGGTGTCAGCTCCCGCATATCCTGCAAGGCTGAAATAATTTTATCATTACCCACTGCTGGGTTTGGAGGGAACACTTCAAATGAAAGTGACGGTGTTTGGCGTGACATAGTCATTATCCTTTTCTTTTTGATTTCATGATTGCTGAGCCGGCTTGGGCCAAGCAGTTCCTTGATCAGTCAGTGTCAAGAGAGAAATCTTATCTTACAATTTCTCACGCGCAGCTTTTGCTGCTTCGACAAGGCGGATCAAGCTTTCTTTTGTTTCTGGAATACCACGTGTTTTCAAACCACAGTCAGGGTTGATCCAAACTTTCTTGCTTGGTACTTTGGCAAGAATAGCATCAATCGTGTGGTCGATTTCGCCTTCGTTTGGCACACGAGGTGAGTGGATATCGTAAACCCCAGGTCCCACTTCTGTTTGGAAGTTTTTCGCTTTGAGTTCGTCCAAGATTTCAAGGTTTGAACGGCTTGCCTCAAATGAAATAACGTCCGCATCCATGTTGTCGATAGCTGGGATGATATCTGTAAATTCTGAGTAACACATGTGAGTGTGGATTTGAGTATCTGGCGCAACTGTAGAGTGTACCAAGCGGAAGGCTGGAATAGCCCAGTCAAGGTAGTCTTCGTACCAGTCGCTACGACGGAGTGGCAATTTCTCACGAAGAGCAGCCTCGTCGATTTGGATGATTTTCACACCTGCAGCTTCAAGGTCAAGAACTTCATCCTTGATAGCAAGGGCGATTTGAAGAGTTGAGTCCTTGATAGAGATGTCTTCACGTGGGAATGACCAGTTGAGGATGGTAACCGGTCCAGTCAACATACCTTTGACAGGCTTGTCTGTACGGCTTTGTGCGTAGCTAGACCATTTGACAGTGATTGGGTTAAGACGAGTGACGTCACCCCAGATGATTGGTGGTTTCACCCCACGCATACCGTATGATTGTACCCAACCATTCTTAGAGAAGAGGTAACCGGACAAGTTTTGACCGAAGTACTCAACCATGTCGTTACGCTCGAACTCACCGTGTACAAGCACGTCAAATCCAACTTCTTCTTGCCATTTGATCCATTCGTCGATGGTTTCAGCAAGGAAAGCGTCGTACTCTTCTTGTGACAATTCACCCTTACGAAAGGCCAAACGTTTGGCACGGACTTCCTTAGTTTGAGGGAATGAACCGATGGTTGTTGTTGGAAGAGCTGGAAGTTTAAAGGCTTCTTCTTGGATGGCTTCACGTTCTGCAAAGGCTGGCAAACGAGTGTAGTCTGCGTCAGTCAATCCAGCGATGCGCGCACGAAGTTCTGCATTTTCACCCACACGCTCAGTCGCAAAGAGTTCTTTGTTAGCTGCAAGAGCTTCTGCACCTTGACCATTGCGGATAGCATCCAAGTCACGGATCTCATCCAATTTTTCAACTGCAAATGCAAAGTGGTTCAAGATAGCTGGTTCAAATTCTTCGTTAGCAGTTGTAAATGGCACGTGAAGAAGTGAGCATGAGCTTGTCAATACGATGGTTTCAGCTGGGATTTGCTCAAGAACAGCCAAGCTCTTTTCGTAGTTGTTGCGCCAGATGTTTTTACCATTGACGATACCAGCATAGAGAGTCTTGTCAGCTGGGAAACCACCTTTAACGAGTTCAAGAGTTTTCTTACCTTCAACGAAGTCCAAACCAATGGCATCTACTGGCAAGTTCACAAGATCAGAGTAGACGTCACGAACGTCACCGAAGTAAGTTTGAAGCAAGACTTCAAGACCTTTCTTGTCAGCCAAAAGCTTGTTGTAGAGGTTCAAGAAGAGAGCTTTTTCTTCAGCTGTCAAGTCTTTGACAAGAGCCGCTTCGTCGAGTTGGATGCGAGTTGCACCAAGCTCCGCCAATTTAGCAAAAACTTCTTGGTATGCAGCCACTAAGCTATCTACGAAGTCTTCAGCTTTCACGCCTTCTTCAAAGTCTGACAATTGAAGGAAAGTGAATGGACCTACAAGAACAGGACGAGTGTTGAGACCAAGTTCTTTTGCTTCTTGGAACTCATCAAAGATCTTGTGACCA contains:
- a CDS encoding 5,10-methylenetetrahydrofolate reductase is translated as MSRQTPSLSFEVFPPNPAVGNDKIISALQDMRELTPHFISVTASNNKFNIKETTVRLADFIQNDLAIPTIAHLPAIYLTKDKVAETIADLDKVGVQKILALRGDIIPDVEPQKDFRYATDLIEFIKEQAPQFDIIGACYPEGHPDSPNQISDIQNLKKKVDAGCSSLVTQLFFDNERFYDFQDKCTLAGIDVPIHAGIMPILNRNQALRLLKTCENIHLPRKFKAILDKYEHDPESLRAAGLAYAVDQIVDLVTQDVAGVHLYTMNNAETAKYIHQATHALFNHQSLG
- a CDS encoding polynucleotide phosphorylase, which produces MTKQVFQTTFAGRELIVETGQVAKQANGSVVVRYGESTVLTAAVMSKKMATGDFFPLQVNYEEKMYAAGKFPGGFMKREGRPSTDATLTARLIDRPIRPMFAEGFRNEVQVINTVLSYDENASAPMAAMFGSSLALSISDIPFDGPIAGVQVGYVDGQIIINPTQEQAEQSLLELTVAGTKHAINMVESGAKELSEEIMLEALLKGHEAVKELIAFQEEIVAAVGKEKAEVELLHVDADLQAEIIAAYNSDLQKAVQVEEKLAREAATQAVKDQVTAVYEEKYADHEEFDRIMRDVAEILEQMEHAEVRRLITEDKVRPDGRKVDEIRPLDAVVDFLPRVHGSGLFTRGQTQALSVLTLAPMGETQIIDGLDPEYKKRFMHHYNFPQYSVGETGRYGAPGRREIGHGALGERALAQVLPSLEEFPYAIRLVAEVLESNGSSSQASICAGTLALMAGGVPIKAPVAGIAMGLISDGNNYTVLTDIQGLEDHFGDMDFKVAGTRDGITALQMDIKIQGITAQILTEALAQAKKARFEILDVIEATIPEVRPELAPTAPKIDTIKIDVDKIKIVIGKGGETIDKIIAETGVKIDIDEEGNVSIYSSDQAAINRTKEIIAGLVREAKVDEVYHAKVVRIEKFGAFVNLFDKTDALVHISEMAWTRTNRVEDLVAIGDEVDVKVIKIDEKGRIDASMKALLPRPPKPDHDEKGEKSERPHRPRHHKDHKPKKEFTETPKDSE
- a CDS encoding phosphorylase codes for the protein MLLEEFEDVAAVIEPTEKPVPDKGEVCETIILSFNGEILKRLIESENVYQGGYLKSINGHHPWYIYGQGPSKLAVMLAPIGAPMIVGQLEELAARGFKNFIILGSCGVLDRSIEADKIILPAAALRDEGTSYHYAPPGDEVAYDESLLIELEAIFDKHNIEHIRTKSWTTDAFYRETPDKVKRRLAAGAKVVDMEASAIMAWSQFRKSKVYQFFYTADYVDHHNRIWDARHEERTADAMTFFTIALIIAEELER
- a CDS encoding diacylglycerol kinase, with the translated sequence MAVYFYGCITMDGYLADSQHRIDWLHQLGSVEDTGYDDFYRQMDITIMGKRTFEEIQDLQDVESFYQATENYVFTHDRHLPVSNYQPVAGDVVDFVQQIDKGKNVFVIGGNSLVGPLLDADLFDHLIIQIAPLILGKGVPLFTQEEGQHFYQLDSLRQFGPFAELVFSRKSQK
- a CDS encoding serine acetyltransferase — protein: MGWWRETIDIVKENDPAARNSLEVLLTYPGVKALAAHRFSHFLWKHGFKLLARLHSQFWRFWTQIEIHPGAQIESGVFIDHGSGLVIGETAIVEKGVLLYHGVTLGGTGKDVGKRHPTVRKGALISAHAQVIGPIEIGEKAKVGAGAVVVADVPSDVTVVGIPAKIVRVHGQKDEPMIHEVEEKREYYLDKLEHAREASHHSSSL
- a CDS encoding 5-methyltetrahydropteroyltriglutamate--homocysteine methyltransferase is translated as MSTTIIGFPRLGEFRELKFTTEKYFRKEISEEELLAAAKDLRAKHWNIVKEKGITEIPSNDFSHYDNFLDAAFLFNVVPASVQNLDLSDLERYFALGRGYQGEKGDVRALPMKKWFNTNYHYIVPKFEKDTQVKLAGHKIFDEFQEAKELGLNTRPVLVGPFTFLQLSDFEEGVKAEDFVDSLVAAYQEVFAKLAELGATRIQLDEAALVKDLTAEEKALFLNLYNKLLADKKGLEVLLQTYFGDVRDVYSDLVNLPVDAIGLDFVEGKKTLELVKGGFPADKTLYAGIVNGKNIWRNNYEKSLAVLEQIPAETIVLTSSCSLLHVPFTTANEEFEPAILNHFAFAVEKLDEIRDLDAIRNGQGAEALAANKELFATERVGENAELRARIAGLTDADYTRLPAFAEREAIQEEAFKLPALPTTTIGSFPQTKEVRAKRLAFRKGELSQEEYDAFLAETIDEWIKWQEEVGFDVLVHGEFERNDMVEYFGQNLSGYLFSKNGWVQSYGMRGVKPPIIWGDVTRLNPITVKWSSYAQSRTDKPVKGMLTGPVTILNWSFPREDISIKDSTLQIALAIKDEVLDLEAAGVKIIQIDEAALREKLPLRRSDWYEDYLDWAIPAFRLVHSTVAPDTQIHTHMCYSEFTDIIPAIDNMDADVISFEASRSNLEILDELKAKNFQTEVGPGVYDIHSPRVPNEGEIDHTIDAILAKVPSKKVWINPDCGLKTRGIPETKESLIRLVEAAKAAREKL
- a CDS encoding regulator codes for the protein MIAKELQDWFPEAQISDQPVEKPGYLTLPLASQQWILLEEAGLSEREKQLVALLTQQEQARSLNPWYPYLIEGKGQAPQTFKKIQLVYCHLSYFQQENLSSWLDMMRTLFPNCQTVLQVGAQDYVFVLQQDKYTSVRSILSDTIEAVEYDFGLRLSIMLGQVWSQTGPQALSDLIKAERDLFKTWWRQGHQGVHTFSQLYLWSMGERLVDLKVTKECLHQMILDQDQIQEIILSLWENSAVLTKTAQQLYLHRNSLQYKIDRWEELTGLQLKELTDLTLCYQLILPDIL
- a CDS encoding sugar ABC transporter ATP-binding protein, translated to MVELNLKNIYKKYPNSEHYSVEDFNLDIKDKEFIVFVGPSGCGKSTTLRMIAGLEDITEGTASIDGVVVNDVAPKDRDIAMVFQNYALYPHMTVYDNMAFGLKLRKYSKEDIDKRVQEAAAILGLKEFLDRKPADLSGGQRQRVAMGRAIVRDAKVFLMDEPLSNLDAKLRVSMRAEIAKIHRRIGATTIYVTHDQTEAMTLADRIVIMSATKNPAGTGTIGRVEQIGTPQEVYKNPVNKFVAGFIGSPAMNFINVKLVGSEIVSDGFRLKVPEGALKVLRDKGYEGKELIFGIRPEDVNAEPAFLETFPESVVKATISVSELLGSESHLYCQVGKDEFVAKVDARDYLQTGATVELGFDLNKAHFFDVETEKTVY
- a CDS encoding Mini-ribonuclease 3, which translates into the protein MIDVNLINGIALAFEGDAVYSMYIRRHLILKGMTKPNKLHQEATKYVSAKAQARLISLMLEEQVLTEKEEEIYKRGRNTNSHTKAKNADVVTYRMSTGFEAVMGYLHLTENVERLETIISWCIQKVEG
- a CDS encoding cysteinyl-tRNA synthetase, whose translation is MIKIYDTMSRDLREFVPIEDGKVKMYVCGPTVYNYIHVGNARSTVAFDTIRRYFEYRGYEVAYISNFTDVDDKIINRAKEEGITPLEVADKYIAAFREDVTALGVKPATRHPRVVEFMADIIRFVEDLIEKGYAYESQGDVYFRVEKSHNYAKLANKTLEDLELGASGRTDEETARKENPVDFALWKAVKPGEISWDSPWGPGRPGWHIECSVMSTEILGDTIDIHGGGADLEFPHHTNEIAQSEAKTGKIFANYWMHNGFVNIDNVKMSKSLGNFITVHDALKTIDGQVLRFFFATQHYRKPINFTEKAVRDAETNLKYLKNTYEQPFSGTVDAQELQAFKDKFVAAMDEDFNSANGITVVFEMAKWINSGNYDASVKEALAAMLEVFGIVFVEEVLDADIEALIQKRQEARANRDFATADQIRDQLAAQGIKLLDTKDGVRWTRD
- a CDS encoding bacteriocin produces the protein MSDLSDAILNQAVLELQERLDGLAKERFIKLPPSHQREWAHYISEAKKDETKLRRLNKMKADLLKP